From a region of the Stenotrophomonas sp. BIO128-Bstrain genome:
- the trpA gene encoding tryptophan synthase subunit alpha, whose protein sequence is MDRIDACFARLRAEGRKALIPFITAGDPGLDATVPVMHALAAAGADVIELGVPFSDPMADGPTIQRSSERALGRGAGLRYVLETVAAFRRDDATTPVVLMGYLNPIEIHGTARFAQSAIAAGVDGILLVDLPPEEAAETREIFTAAGLALILLASPTTADARLDTLSAMAEGYLYYVSFAGVTGASERLDSSAASARLRDLRSRSSVPVVAGFGIKDAASAAAMAVEADGVVVGSALVAALGEAPDATGAARTAQAFLTPLRRALDAA, encoded by the coding sequence GTGGACCGTATCGATGCCTGTTTTGCCCGCCTGCGCGCTGAAGGTCGCAAGGCGCTGATTCCCTTCATCACCGCTGGTGACCCTGGCCTGGACGCCACCGTGCCGGTGATGCACGCCCTGGCGGCTGCCGGTGCGGACGTGATCGAACTGGGGGTGCCGTTCTCCGACCCGATGGCCGACGGCCCCACCATCCAGCGCAGCTCCGAGCGCGCGCTGGGCCGCGGGGCAGGGCTGCGCTACGTGCTCGAAACGGTCGCAGCCTTCCGGCGGGACGATGCCACCACCCCGGTGGTGCTGATGGGCTATCTCAACCCGATCGAGATCCATGGCACGGCCCGCTTCGCGCAGTCGGCGATCGCCGCGGGCGTGGACGGCATCCTGCTGGTCGACCTGCCGCCGGAAGAAGCCGCCGAAACCCGTGAGATCTTCACCGCGGCCGGTCTGGCGCTGATCCTGCTGGCCTCGCCGACCACGGCCGACGCTCGTCTGGATACCTTGTCCGCGATGGCCGAAGGCTACCTCTACTACGTCAGCTTTGCCGGTGTGACCGGCGCATCCGAACGGCTGGACAGCAGCGCCGCCAGTGCCCGCCTGCGCGACCTGCGCAGCCGCTCCAGCGTGCCGGTGGTGGCCGGCTTCGGGATCAAGGATGCGGCCAGTGCGGCGGCCATGGCCGTGGAGGCCGATGGCGTGGTGGTGGGCAGTGCACTGGTGGCCGCATTGGGCGAGGCGCCCGATGCCACGGGCGCAGCACGGACCGCGCAGGCATTCCTCACGCCGCTGCGACGCGCTCTCGACGCCGCCTGA
- a CDS encoding polysaccharide deacetylase family protein produces MANARSVPVLMHHHVSPSPGMITVSPENFESQIAWLAANGWTSLTLDQYADFLAGKPTPARSIVITFDDGYLDNWVYAHPILAKYGMHAVVFVVTGWMGEGDVRPHAGQPGATLPATPDHRGCEEAILRDNRPDEVMMRWSEARAMIAAGTFEVHCHTHTHTRWLKQAISREHKRQGIAGDLSVARDVLQQQLGEVSDTLCWPYGDFDEDYVQIARAHGFKYLHTTHPFGRNVVGGDPEHIYRFAIRNRPASWLRKRIAHSYHPLIAPLFNRFKAKKKKMVPGP; encoded by the coding sequence ATGGCCAACGCTAGATCCGTCCCGGTGCTGATGCACCACCATGTCTCCCCGTCCCCGGGGATGATCACGGTCTCGCCGGAAAACTTCGAAAGCCAGATCGCCTGGCTGGCGGCCAATGGCTGGACCTCGCTGACGCTGGACCAGTACGCGGATTTCCTCGCGGGCAAGCCGACGCCGGCCAGGTCGATCGTGATCACCTTCGATGACGGTTACTTGGACAACTGGGTGTACGCGCATCCGATCCTGGCCAAGTACGGCATGCACGCGGTCGTGTTCGTGGTGACCGGCTGGATGGGCGAAGGCGATGTCCGCCCGCATGCGGGCCAGCCCGGCGCCACCCTGCCCGCGACACCGGACCATCGCGGCTGCGAGGAGGCGATCCTGCGCGACAACCGCCCGGACGAGGTGATGATGCGCTGGAGCGAGGCGCGCGCGATGATCGCCGCCGGCACCTTCGAAGTGCATTGCCACACGCACACGCACACCCGCTGGCTCAAGCAGGCGATCTCCCGCGAGCACAAGCGCCAGGGCATCGCCGGCGACCTGTCGGTAGCGCGCGATGTCCTGCAGCAGCAGCTGGGCGAGGTCTCGGACACCCTGTGCTGGCCGTACGGCGACTTCGACGAGGACTATGTGCAGATCGCGCGGGCGCACGGCTTCAAGTACCTGCATACCACCCATCCGTTCGGCCGCAACGTGGTCGGTGGCGATCCGGAACACATCTACCGCTTCGCGATCCGCAACCGCCCGGCGAGCTGGCTGCGCAAGCGCATCGCCCACAGTTACCACCCGCTGATCGCGCCGCTGTTCAACCGCTTCAAGGCGAAGAAAAAGAAGATGGTGCCGGGGCCGTAA
- the glmM gene encoding phosphoglucosamine mutase codes for MASRKYFGTDGIRGKVGEGVISADFVLRLGNALGRALTERNGHRPVVVIGKDTRISGYMFEAALEAGLVAAGADVQLLGPMPTPAVAFLTRTLGADAGIVISASHNPHYDNGIKFFSADGEKLDDATELALEAALDAPFTTVESERLGKAMRARDAVGRYIEFCKASVPRGFDLRGLKIVLDCAHGATYHVAPLLFREMGAQVVSIGDAPNGLNINDGVGSMHIDNLAAKVREVGADFGIAFDGDGDRVLMADDQGNPVDGDDLLFVLAQAWQRSGRLHGPVVGTLMTNFGLEQALERLNIPFQRSDVGDRYVHQALVENNGVLGGEASGHLLCLDRATTGDAIVSALQVLEVLRRDGTSLRQVLSVLNKVPQKTVNVRLQGAAKATVQAESVQAALLAAQQAVKGHGRAFLRPSGTEPVVRVTVEADSAELMQSTLDSLSAAVKAAAAA; via the coding sequence ATGGCGTCGCGCAAGTATTTCGGCACCGACGGCATCCGCGGCAAGGTCGGTGAGGGCGTCATCTCCGCCGATTTCGTGCTGCGCCTGGGCAATGCGCTCGGGCGCGCGCTGACCGAGCGCAACGGGCACCGCCCGGTGGTGGTGATCGGCAAGGACACCCGCATCTCCGGCTACATGTTCGAAGCCGCGCTGGAGGCCGGGCTGGTCGCGGCCGGTGCGGACGTGCAGCTGCTCGGCCCCATGCCGACGCCGGCGGTGGCCTTCCTCACCCGCACCCTCGGTGCGGATGCCGGCATCGTCATCAGCGCCTCGCACAATCCGCATTACGACAACGGCATCAAGTTCTTCTCCGCCGATGGCGAAAAGCTCGATGACGCCACCGAGCTGGCCCTGGAAGCGGCGCTCGATGCGCCGTTCACCACGGTCGAGTCCGAGCGGCTGGGCAAGGCCATGCGCGCGCGTGATGCGGTCGGCCGCTACATCGAATTCTGCAAGGCCAGCGTGCCGCGCGGGTTCGATCTGCGTGGGCTGAAGATCGTGCTCGACTGCGCGCACGGTGCCACCTACCACGTTGCCCCGCTGCTGTTCCGCGAGATGGGCGCGCAGGTGGTCAGCATCGGTGATGCACCCAACGGGCTGAACATCAACGATGGCGTAGGCTCGATGCACATCGACAATCTGGCCGCGAAAGTGCGCGAAGTCGGCGCTGATTTCGGCATCGCCTTCGACGGTGATGGCGATCGCGTGCTGATGGCCGATGACCAGGGCAATCCGGTCGATGGCGATGACCTGCTGTTCGTGCTGGCCCAGGCCTGGCAGCGCAGCGGTCGCCTGCATGGCCCGGTGGTCGGTACGTTGATGACCAACTTCGGCCTGGAGCAGGCACTGGAACGGCTGAACATCCCGTTCCAGCGCAGCGACGTCGGTGACCGGTACGTGCATCAGGCGCTGGTGGAAAACAACGGGGTGCTCGGCGGCGAAGCGTCCGGTCACCTGCTGTGCCTGGACCGCGCCACCACCGGTGATGCGATCGTCAGTGCGCTGCAGGTGCTGGAAGTGCTGCGCCGTGACGGCACCTCGCTGCGCCAGGTGCTGTCGGTACTCAACAAGGTGCCGCAGAAGACCGTCAACGTGCGCCTGCAGGGCGCTGCCAAGGCCACCGTACAGGCCGAGAGCGTGCAGGCTGCGCTGCTGGCTGCACAGCAGGCAGTGAAGGGGCACGGCCGCGCGTTCCTGCGGCCCTCGGGCACCGAGCCGGTGGTGCGTGTCACCGTCGAGGCCGACAGCGCCGAGTTGATGCAGTCCACGCTGGACAGCCTCTCGGCGGCGGTGAAGGCGGCGGCCGCGGCCTGA
- the accD gene encoding acetyl-CoA carboxylase, carboxyltransferase subunit beta encodes MSWLSKLMPSGIRTDNVPSKKRSVPEGLWEKCSSCGSALYRPELEENLEVCPKCGHHMAIRARARLAALFDADSTTEIGARLGPTDLLKFKDQKKYSERIKASQKNTGEYDALIAMQGLMKGRPLVASAFDFAFMGGSMGSVVGERFSLAAEKALEIGAPYVCFSASGGARMQEGLFSLMQMAKTSAALGRLRDAGLPYISVLTHPTTGGVSASFAMLGDINIAEPQALIGFAGPRVIEQTVREKLPEGFQRSEFLLEHGAIDQICDRREMRDRLSEILAMLARQPAPAPDAAA; translated from the coding sequence ATGAGTTGGCTCAGCAAGTTGATGCCGTCTGGCATCCGCACCGACAACGTCCCCAGCAAGAAGCGCAGCGTCCCCGAGGGCCTGTGGGAGAAGTGCAGCAGCTGCGGCAGCGCGCTCTACCGTCCTGAGCTGGAAGAGAACCTGGAAGTCTGCCCCAAGTGTGGCCACCACATGGCCATCCGCGCGCGTGCGCGCCTGGCCGCGCTGTTCGATGCGGACAGCACCACCGAGATCGGTGCGCGCCTGGGGCCGACGGACCTGCTCAAGTTCAAGGACCAGAAGAAGTACAGCGAGCGCATCAAGGCCTCGCAGAAGAACACCGGCGAGTACGACGCACTGATCGCCATGCAGGGCCTGATGAAGGGCCGCCCGCTGGTCGCCTCGGCGTTCGATTTCGCCTTCATGGGCGGCTCGATGGGCTCGGTGGTCGGTGAGCGTTTTTCGCTGGCTGCGGAAAAGGCATTGGAGATCGGTGCGCCTTACGTGTGCTTCTCCGCCAGTGGCGGCGCGCGCATGCAGGAAGGCCTGTTCTCGCTGATGCAGATGGCCAAGACCTCGGCCGCGCTGGGTCGCCTGCGCGATGCCGGCCTGCCGTACATCTCCGTGCTGACCCACCCGACCACCGGTGGCGTGTCGGCTTCGTTCGCGATGCTGGGCGACATCAACATCGCCGAGCCGCAGGCACTGATCGGCTTCGCCGGCCCGCGCGTGATCGAGCAGACCGTGCGCGAAAAGCTGCCGGAAGGCTTCCAGCGCTCGGAGTTCCTGCTCGAGCACGGCGCGATCGACCAGATCTGCGACCGCCGCGAGATGCGCGATCGCCTGTCCGAAATCCTGGCCATGCTGGCACGCCAGCCGGCGCCGGCACCGGACGCGGCGGCCTGA
- a CDS encoding LysR family transcriptional regulator, whose translation MTDGPLPPLNALRSFEAAARLGGVGRAADALHVTHGAISRQLRLLEEYLGVALFQREGRGLRLTRAGKDLQAACEGAFEQIREAVVALKRQQRPEALVLGCSGSILARWMIPRLQALQSALPQLPLHWSAQDGSFTSEQQGLDAVLLLAQPPWPRGWQVRELAPERVGVVISPHHPAAARLRHQPPAALLAEPLLHTTSRPQAWPAWALSHGLDPAQLQLGSGFEHLYYLLEAAVAGLGVAIAPEPLVADDLAAGRLLAPWGFGATGGFWVLATPEGAADPRVDALADWLTAQLAG comes from the coding sequence ATGACCGACGGACCGTTGCCCCCGCTCAATGCGCTGCGCAGCTTCGAGGCGGCCGCCCGCCTGGGCGGGGTCGGCCGGGCGGCCGACGCCTTGCATGTCACCCATGGCGCGATCAGCCGCCAGTTGCGTCTGCTCGAAGAGTACCTGGGCGTTGCGTTGTTCCAGCGGGAAGGCCGTGGGCTGCGCCTGACCCGCGCCGGCAAGGACCTGCAGGCCGCCTGCGAAGGCGCCTTCGAACAGATCCGCGAGGCGGTCGTGGCGCTCAAGCGCCAACAGCGGCCCGAAGCGCTGGTGCTCGGCTGCAGTGGCAGCATCCTGGCGCGCTGGATGATTCCGCGCCTGCAGGCGCTGCAGAGCGCCCTGCCCCAGCTGCCGTTGCACTGGTCTGCCCAGGACGGCAGCTTCACCAGCGAACAGCAGGGTCTGGATGCGGTCCTGCTGTTGGCCCAGCCACCGTGGCCGCGCGGGTGGCAGGTGCGGGAACTGGCCCCCGAGCGCGTGGGCGTGGTGATCAGCCCCCACCACCCAGCGGCGGCACGGTTGCGCCATCAGCCGCCGGCAGCGTTGCTGGCCGAGCCCCTGCTGCATACCACCTCGCGCCCGCAGGCATGGCCGGCATGGGCGCTGTCGCATGGGCTGGACCCGGCGCAGCTGCAGCTGGGCAGCGGCTTCGAGCATCTGTACTACCTGCTGGAAGCGGCGGTCGCGGGCCTTGGCGTGGCGATCGCGCCGGAGCCGCTGGTCGCCGATGACCTGGCCGCAGGTCGGTTGCTGGCACCGTGGGGATTCGGCGCGACCGGCGGGTTCTGGGTTCTGGCGACCCCGGAGGGCGCGGCGGACCCCCGGGTGGATGCGCTGGCGGACTGGCTCACGGCGCAGCTGGCGGGATGA
- the trpB gene encoding tryptophan synthase subunit beta yields MSASPTSPIVDFHAYPDANGHFGRYGGSFVAETLIGPLQELAAAYDQARRDPAFIAAYDKDLTHYVGRPSPIYHAERLSQQVGGAQILLKREDLNHTGAHKINNTIGQALLAARMGKKRIIAETGAGQHGVASATVAARLGLECVVYMGATDIERQKINVYRMKLLGATVVPVTSGSATLKDALNEAMRDWVTNVRDTFYIIGTVAGPDPYPRMVRDFNAIVGREARAQMLTDYGRLPDAITACVGGGSNAIGLFHAFLNDRDVRIVGAEAAGDGIETGRHAASIAAGRPGVLHGNRTYVICDDDGQITETHSVSAGLDYPGVGPEHAFLADAGRAEYVGITDDEALAAFHQLAHSEGILAALESSHAVAQAIKIARELPRDKLVLCNLSGRGDKDVHTIAAREGLVL; encoded by the coding sequence ATGTCCGCTTCCCCCACTTCCCCCATCGTCGATTTCCACGCCTACCCCGATGCCAACGGCCATTTCGGCCGCTATGGCGGAAGTTTCGTCGCCGAGACCTTGATCGGGCCGCTGCAGGAGCTGGCCGCCGCCTATGACCAGGCACGTCGCGATCCGGCCTTCATCGCCGCCTATGACAAGGACCTGACCCACTACGTGGGCCGTCCCAGCCCGATCTACCATGCCGAGCGCCTGAGCCAGCAGGTCGGCGGTGCGCAGATCCTGCTCAAGCGCGAGGACCTCAACCACACCGGCGCGCACAAGATCAACAACACCATCGGCCAGGCGCTGCTCGCCGCGCGGATGGGCAAGAAGCGCATCATCGCCGAAACCGGTGCAGGCCAGCATGGCGTGGCCAGTGCCACCGTAGCCGCACGCCTGGGCCTGGAATGCGTGGTCTACATGGGCGCCACCGACATCGAGCGGCAGAAGATCAACGTCTACCGCATGAAGCTGCTCGGCGCGACAGTGGTGCCGGTCACTTCCGGCTCGGCCACCCTCAAGGACGCGCTCAACGAGGCGATGCGCGACTGGGTCACCAACGTGCGCGACACCTTCTACATCATCGGCACCGTGGCCGGCCCGGATCCGTATCCCCGCATGGTGCGCGATTTCAACGCGATCGTCGGCCGCGAAGCCCGCGCGCAGATGCTCACCGATTACGGTCGCCTGCCCGATGCGATCACCGCCTGCGTCGGCGGTGGCAGCAATGCGATCGGCCTGTTCCACGCGTTCCTCAACGATCGCGACGTGCGCATCGTCGGCGCCGAAGCGGCCGGCGATGGCATCGAGACCGGCCGTCACGCCGCCTCCATCGCGGCCGGCCGCCCGGGCGTGCTGCATGGCAACCGCACCTATGTGATCTGCGATGACGACGGCCAGATCACCGAGACCCATTCGGTCTCGGCCGGGCTGGACTACCCGGGCGTCGGCCCGGAGCACGCCTTCCTGGCCGATGCCGGGCGCGCCGAGTACGTGGGCATCACCGATGACGAAGCGCTGGCCGCGTTCCACCAGCTGGCGCACAGCGAAGGCATCCTGGCAGCGCTGGAATCCAGCCATGCGGTGGCGCAGGCGATCAAGATCGCCCGCGAGCTGCCGCGCGACAAGCTGGTGCTGTGCAATCTGTCCGGCCGCGGCGACAAGGATGTACACACCATCGCTGCGCGCGAGGGTCTGGTGCTGTGA